The proteins below come from a single Staphylococcus sp. MI 10-1553 genomic window:
- a CDS encoding P-loop NTPase family protein — protein MLLEPSNVLILDEPTNFLDIFTIEALENLLISYKGTVIFTTHDQAFVDKVATQVWEIKNGRLHRK, from the coding sequence TTGTTATTAGAACCTTCCAATGTATTAATTTTAGATGAACCTACTAATTTCTTGGATATTTTCACGATAGAAGCGCTTGAAAACCTTTTAATCAGCTACAAGGGCACAGTCATCTTTACAACACATGACCAAGCCTTTGTCGACAAAGTAGCCACACAAGTTTGGGAGATTAAAAATGGTCGCCTACATAGAAAATAA
- a CDS encoding leukocidin/hemolysin toxin family protein, which produces MKMDKLIKVVTATSVAFMLFSNSAYAANQITPVSKEKVDDKITLYKTTATSDSDKLNISQLLTFNFIEDKNYDKDTLVLKAAGNINSGYQAPNPNDYNFSNFYWGAKYTILINTDAKGVNVVDYAPKNQNEEFQVQNTLGYSFGGDIGISKGLAGGLNGNESFSETINYKQESYRTTINKHTDNKTIGWDVEANKIMNSGWGPYGRDSYHEIYGNELFLGGRQSKLNAGQNFLPTYQMPILARGNFNPEFLSVLSHKPSDAKKSKITIIYQRELDNYTDYWNGFHWTGQNYKNQRNAIFTSIYEVDWKAHTVNLIDTKTHEKNPA; this is translated from the coding sequence ATGAAAATGGACAAATTGATAAAAGTCGTTACAGCAACATCTGTGGCATTTATGTTATTTTCTAATTCTGCTTATGCTGCTAATCAAATTACGCCTGTATCTAAGGAAAAAGTAGACGACAAAATCACTTTGTATAAGACAACTGCGACTTCAGATTCTGATAAATTAAATATTTCTCAACTTTTAACTTTTAATTTTATTGAAGATAAAAACTATGATAAGGATACTCTCGTCCTAAAAGCTGCAGGTAATATTAACTCAGGCTATCAAGCTCCTAACCCCAACGATTATAACTTTTCAAATTTTTATTGGGGCGCTAAATATACAATCTTAATCAATACAGATGCAAAAGGTGTCAATGTTGTTGACTATGCACCTAAAAATCAAAATGAGGAGTTTCAAGTTCAAAATACACTAGGCTACTCTTTTGGAGGAGATATTGGTATCTCGAAAGGCTTAGCAGGTGGGTTAAATGGAAATGAGTCATTTTCAGAAACAATTAATTATAAACAAGAAAGTTATAGAACAACTATCAATAAACACACTGATAACAAAACAATTGGTTGGGATGTTGAAGCAAATAAAATAATGAACAGCGGTTGGGGCCCATATGGTCGAGATAGCTACCATGAAATTTACGGCAATGAATTATTTTTAGGTGGCAGACAAAGTAAATTAAACGCGGGTCAAAACTTCTTACCAACATATCAAATGCCAATTTTAGCAAGAGGTAATTTTAATCCTGAATTTTTAAGTGTATTGTCACATAAACCTAGTGATGCTAAAAAATCAAAAATCACAATCATTTATCAAAGAGAATTAGATAATTATACAGATTACTGGAATGGCTTTCATTGGACAGGTCAGAACTATAAAAATCAAAGAAATGCTATATTCACTTCGATTTATGAAGTTGACTGGAAAGCACATACAGTCAATCTGATCGACACAAAAACGCATGAGAAAAATCCTGCATAA
- a CDS encoding leukocidin/hemolysin toxin family protein, with protein sequence MVKNKLLAATLSISLVLPLITPYSEGATAASNIEEIGEGAQIIKRTEDVSSKKWGVTQNIQFDFVKDPKYNKDALIIKMQGFINSRTSFTDVKGKGYEATKRLLWPFQYNIALKTSDPNVSLINYLPKNKIETIDVSQTLGYTIGGNFQSAPSINGKGAFNYAKKISYNQQNYISEVVQQNSKNIKWEVKANAFNSEDGQLSAYDSHLFVRSPIGPNARDFFVSDDNLPPLIHSGFNPSFIATVSHEKDKGDTSEFEIAYGRNLDITYATFFTRTGIFAERRHNALVNRNLVIKYEVNWKTHEIKVKGHN encoded by the coding sequence ATGGTAAAAAACAAATTATTAGCCGCAACACTATCTATAAGCTTAGTTCTTCCACTGATTACCCCTTACAGTGAAGGAGCCACAGCCGCAAGCAATATAGAAGAGATCGGCGAAGGAGCACAAATCATTAAAAGAACAGAGGATGTGAGTAGTAAAAAATGGGGTGTGACTCAAAACATTCAATTCGACTTTGTTAAAGACCCCAAATATAACAAAGATGCATTAATTATTAAAATGCAAGGGTTTATCAATTCGAGAACGAGTTTCACTGATGTAAAAGGAAAAGGATATGAAGCTACGAAAAGATTGCTTTGGCCTTTTCAATATAATATCGCTTTAAAAACAAGTGATCCGAACGTCTCATTAATTAATTATCTTCCAAAGAATAAAATTGAGACCATAGATGTAAGTCAAACACTAGGTTATACGATTGGCGGTAATTTCCAAAGTGCACCATCAATTAATGGTAAAGGCGCATTTAACTATGCAAAAAAAATTAGCTATAATCAACAAAATTATATTAGTGAAGTCGTTCAACAAAATTCAAAAAATATTAAATGGGAAGTTAAAGCAAATGCATTTAATTCTGAAGATGGACAATTATCTGCATACGACAGTCACTTGTTTGTAAGAAGTCCAATTGGTCCTAATGCGAGAGACTTTTTTGTATCAGACGATAACTTACCACCATTAATTCATAGTGGTTTTAATCCATCGTTTATCGCAACTGTCTCTCATGAAAAAGATAAAGGCGACACAAGTGAATTCGAAATTGCTTATGGTCGAAACCTAGACATTACTTACGCAACTTTCTTCACACGAACTGGCATATTCGCTGAAAGACGTCATAATGCATTGGTGAATAGAAACCTTGTCATTAAATATGAAGTGAATTGGAAAACACACGAAATTAAAGTAAAGGGGCATAATTAA
- a CDS encoding histidine phosphatase family protein has translation MVKTVYFVRHATRDHTVKSDTAPLSEIGRREAERLVDWFEGKCIDAIYSSPYARTIETVVPLASVANLDIQIVEGLRERVIGEWVDDFYTYAAKQWMNFDYRLHGGESLKHVQQHIVPSFQDILSQETGETIVISGHGTSLAVLFHSLTDGAFAYEQFKQMTMPDVYTYKVDKKALKRAYLN, from the coding sequence ATGGTAAAAACAGTTTATTTTGTAAGACATGCGACGAGGGATCATACGGTGAAGTCAGATACGGCGCCACTATCAGAAATAGGGAGACGAGAAGCGGAAAGACTTGTGGATTGGTTTGAAGGGAAGTGCATCGATGCCATTTACTCGAGTCCGTATGCGCGTACGATTGAAACTGTAGTACCGCTTGCAAGTGTTGCTAACTTAGATATTCAAATAGTAGAAGGTTTGAGAGAACGCGTCATCGGTGAATGGGTGGATGATTTTTATACATATGCTGCCAAACAATGGATGAATTTTGATTATCGATTACATGGTGGGGAGTCGTTGAAACATGTACAGCAACACATCGTACCGAGTTTTCAAGACATTTTGTCACAAGAGACAGGTGAGACAATTGTGATCAGTGGTCATGGTACGTCACTCGCTGTGCTCTTTCATTCATTGACGGATGGGGCATTTGCTTATGAACAGTTCAAACAGATGACAATGCCTGATGTTTATACTTATAAGGTTGATAAGAAAGCTTTAAAACGTGCATATTTGAACTAA
- the ulaG gene encoding L-ascorbate 6-phosphate lactonase, with protein sequence MTLNHINEVTKEKWILSTFPEWGTWLNEEIENEVVEENTFAMWWLGCTGIWLKSHENTNILCDMWCGTGKRTQKVGKMKKGHQMQRMSGCQNLQPNLRAQPFVIDPFEIKNVDALVVTHIHSDHLDINTAAAVMQNTHEDVPFIGPQEVVNTWKKWGVPEERCIVVKPGDSVQVKSIEIQVLEAFDRTALVTADPSVTLKGKLPVDMDEIAVNYLFKTSGGSLYHAGDSHYSNTFAKHGNAHDVNVVIGAFGENPRGITDKVTSVDMLRMAESLKADVVIPVHHDIWTNFQADPKELLLLWEFKRKVLKYQFKPYIWQVGGKFVFPKDKDDLEYHYPRGFDDVFSTDTDLPFPSFL encoded by the coding sequence ATGACTTTGAATCATATTAATGAAGTAACGAAGGAAAAGTGGATTTTGAGTACTTTTCCGGAATGGGGCACTTGGCTCAACGAAGAAATAGAAAACGAGGTTGTGGAAGAAAATACTTTTGCAATGTGGTGGTTAGGTTGTACGGGAATTTGGTTGAAATCTCACGAGAACACGAATATTTTGTGCGATATGTGGTGCGGAACAGGTAAGCGTACACAAAAAGTTGGGAAAATGAAAAAAGGTCATCAGATGCAACGAATGAGTGGTTGTCAAAATCTACAACCGAATTTACGTGCGCAACCTTTTGTCATTGATCCGTTTGAGATTAAAAATGTGGATGCTTTAGTGGTGACGCATATTCATTCAGATCATTTGGACATCAATACAGCGGCTGCAGTGATGCAAAATACTCATGAAGATGTACCATTTATTGGTCCTCAAGAAGTGGTCAACACATGGAAAAAATGGGGTGTGCCTGAAGAGCGATGTATCGTCGTTAAGCCGGGTGATTCCGTACAAGTGAAAAGCATTGAAATTCAAGTGTTAGAAGCGTTTGACCGTACCGCACTTGTAACAGCCGATCCTTCTGTAACATTGAAAGGTAAGTTACCTGTTGATATGGACGAAATTGCGGTGAACTACTTATTCAAAACGTCTGGCGGCTCACTGTACCATGCGGGTGATTCACATTATTCGAATACGTTTGCGAAACACGGTAATGCACACGATGTCAACGTAGTCATTGGTGCATTTGGTGAAAATCCAAGAGGTATTACGGATAAAGTAACGTCTGTCGATATGCTTAGAATGGCGGAAAGTTTAAAAGCGGATGTTGTCATTCCAGTGCATCATGACATTTGGACGAATTTCCAAGCCGATCCTAAAGAGTTGTTATTACTATGGGAGTTTAAACGTAAAGTATTAAAGTATCAATTTAAGCCTTACATTTGGCAAGTTGGTGGTAAATTTGTATTCCCGAAAGATAAAGATGATTTAGAGTACCATTATCCACGTGGTTTTGATGATGTATTCTCTACAGATACCGATTTACCATTCCCATCATTTTTATAA
- a CDS encoding PTS ascorbate transporter subunit IIC translates to MQIFMNGFTWFSNNILSKPEFFIGIIVFIGYALLKKKLYECFAGFIKATVGYMILTVGAGGLVATFRPILAGLGERFGLKAAVIDPYFGLNAVDGALKSIGLTTSYTMLALLVGFLLNIVVVLLRKFTKIRTLFITGHVMVQQASTVTWIIFLAFPEYRNFVGAILVGIIVGLYWAVGSNLTVGPTQRLTNHSGFAIGHQQMFAIWLVDKIAPKIGNKEKNLDNIKLPKWLSIFHDNIVATGTLMLLFFGTILVILGEDFLRHLDPKKFPETLSFMTYVVSSSLSFAVYLAILMMGVRMFVAELTQSFQGISNKILPGSLPAVDCAASYNFTPQNAILFGFIFGSIGQFLTILGLLVFHSPVLIITGFVPVFFDNATIAVFANKVGGTRAAMICSFISGVCQVAIGAIAVVIFQLYKFGGWHGNIDFELIWPGFGALMQHFGLVGYVAIVIILLIIPQLQYRRAKDKAAYDTGFE, encoded by the coding sequence ATGCAAATATTTATGAATGGGTTTACGTGGTTTAGTAACAATATTTTATCTAAACCGGAATTTTTCATAGGCATTATTGTATTTATTGGTTACGCATTATTGAAAAAGAAACTTTATGAATGTTTTGCGGGCTTTATTAAGGCAACAGTGGGTTACATGATTTTAACGGTAGGTGCAGGGGGATTAGTTGCGACTTTCCGACCGATTCTTGCAGGTTTAGGGGAACGCTTTGGTTTGAAAGCGGCAGTTATTGACCCTTACTTTGGCTTAAATGCAGTTGATGGTGCGTTGAAGTCAATTGGCTTAACGACGTCATACACGATGTTAGCGCTATTGGTTGGCTTTTTACTCAATATCGTTGTCGTGTTATTACGTAAATTTACTAAAATTAGAACGCTATTTATTACAGGGCACGTCATGGTACAACAAGCTTCGACGGTAACTTGGATTATTTTCTTAGCATTTCCAGAGTATCGCAACTTTGTCGGTGCGATTTTAGTCGGTATTATCGTAGGGCTATATTGGGCTGTAGGTTCAAACTTAACTGTTGGTCCGACACAACGTTTAACGAATCATTCAGGGTTTGCGATTGGTCATCAACAAATGTTTGCGATTTGGCTCGTTGATAAAATTGCGCCTAAAATCGGTAATAAAGAGAAGAACTTGGATAATATTAAACTGCCAAAGTGGTTGTCTATTTTCCATGACAATATCGTTGCTACAGGGACACTGATGTTACTTTTCTTTGGTACGATTTTAGTCATTTTAGGTGAAGACTTCTTGCGTCATTTAGATCCTAAAAAGTTCCCAGAGACTTTATCTTTTATGACTTATGTCGTTTCAAGTTCGTTATCGTTTGCAGTATATCTTGCAATTTTAATGATGGGTGTGCGGATGTTCGTTGCCGAGTTAACACAGTCTTTTCAAGGTATTTCAAACAAAATCCTGCCTGGTTCACTCCCGGCAGTTGACTGTGCAGCGTCCTATAACTTTACACCTCAAAATGCGATTTTATTTGGTTTTATTTTCGGCTCTATCGGACAATTTTTAACGATTCTCGGTTTACTTGTGTTCCATTCACCAGTGTTAATTATTACCGGATTCGTACCTGTGTTCTTTGACAATGCCACAATAGCAGTGTTTGCGAATAAAGTCGGTGGCACACGAGCTGCCATGATTTGTTCGTTTATTTCTGGTGTTTGTCAAGTCGCGATAGGTGCCATTGCAGTTGTCATTTTTCAACTGTACAAATTTGGAGGATGGCATGGCAATATCGACTTTGAATTAATTTGGCCAGGTTTTGGTGCGTTGATGCAACATTTTGGTTTGGTTGGTTATGTGGCGATTGTCATTATTTTATTAATCATTCCACAGTTACAATATCGTCGTGCTAAAGATAAAGCAGCTTATGATACAGGGTTCGAATAA
- a CDS encoding PTS sugar transporter subunit IIB: MLKILAACGNGMGSSMVIKMKIEKCLRELNVNDFVVDYCSVGEAKSQASSYDVVFASKHLIHELEGRTSSKLLGLENLMDDEEIKENLKTVI; this comes from the coding sequence ATGTTGAAAATTTTAGCAGCTTGCGGTAATGGTATGGGGAGTTCGATGGTCATTAAGATGAAAATTGAAAAATGTTTACGCGAATTAAATGTCAATGACTTTGTTGTAGATTATTGCAGTGTAGGTGAAGCGAAATCACAAGCGAGTAGTTATGATGTCGTTTTTGCGAGCAAACATTTGATTCACGAGTTAGAAGGGCGTACTTCTAGCAAATTGCTCGGTTTAGAAAATTTAATGGATGATGAAGAAATTAAAGAGAACTTAAAAACTGTCATTTAA
- a CDS encoding PTS sugar transporter subunit IIA has translation MLSFKESLITEKSILLNQHADSWEEAVRIATRPLVESEAVKPEYVDAIIKSTHHYGPYYLLMEGMAMPHARPEDGVNRNAFSLVTFDTPIPFSDGKPAQVFVVLAATSAEIHTSIAIPQIVAVFEIENIIEKLTSATSVEDVFAIIDQADMSQYL, from the coding sequence ATGTTATCGTTTAAAGAAAGCTTAATTACAGAAAAATCGATTTTGTTAAATCAACATGCGGACTCATGGGAAGAAGCGGTGCGAATTGCGACGCGTCCATTAGTTGAAAGTGAAGCGGTGAAACCAGAATACGTTGATGCCATTATTAAAAGTACGCATCATTATGGGCCATATTACTTATTAATGGAAGGGATGGCAATGCCACATGCGCGTCCTGAAGATGGTGTGAACAGAAATGCCTTTTCATTGGTAACATTTGATACGCCGATTCCATTTTCGGATGGCAAGCCTGCACAAGTGTTTGTCGTACTTGCGGCGACGTCTGCGGAAATTCATACAAGCATTGCGATACCTCAAATCGTTGCGGTTTTTGAAATTGAGAACATTATTGAAAAATTAACTTCGGCGACTTCAGTTGAGGATGTATTCGCCATTATTGATCAAGCTGACATGAGTCAATATTTATAA
- a CDS encoding 3-keto-L-gulonate-6-phosphate decarboxylase UlaD has product MGLPLLQIALDNQNIPDAITTIQQLGDVVDIVEVGTILCLQEGKAAIEVMRALYPDKCILADTKCADAGKTVAQNCKDAGANWMTVICSATLPTMVAARKVMDDLQVELYGDWTFEQAQQWLDNDIQQVVYHQSRDALLAGGTWSDADLDKIRRLIEMGFKVSVTGGLELDTIEKFKGLDVYAFIAGRSLREAASPHQAALDFKAEIQRVFG; this is encoded by the coding sequence ATGGGATTACCGTTATTACAAATTGCTTTAGATAATCAAAATATTCCAGATGCGATTACAACAATTCAACAACTTGGTGATGTCGTTGATATTGTAGAAGTGGGAACGATTTTATGTTTACAAGAAGGAAAAGCAGCTATTGAAGTGATGCGTGCGCTTTATCCTGATAAGTGCATACTTGCCGATACGAAATGTGCAGATGCGGGTAAAACAGTCGCTCAAAACTGCAAAGATGCCGGTGCAAACTGGATGACGGTCATTTGTTCAGCAACACTACCTACTATGGTGGCTGCACGCAAAGTGATGGATGACTTACAAGTTGAACTATATGGCGACTGGACATTTGAACAAGCACAACAATGGTTGGACAATGATATTCAACAAGTCGTCTATCATCAAAGTCGAGATGCATTGTTAGCAGGCGGAACGTGGTCAGATGCAGACTTGGATAAAATTCGTCGACTGATTGAGATGGGCTTTAAAGTTTCTGTTACGGGTGGATTAGAACTTGATACGATTGAAAAATTTAAAGGCTTAGATGTGTATGCATTTATAGCGGGTCGCAGTTTAAGAGAAGCAGCTTCACCACATCAAGCGGCTTTAGATTTTAAAGCGGAAATTCAAAGGGTGTTTGGATAA
- a CDS encoding L-ribulose-5-phosphate 3-epimerase produces the protein MIYLGIYEKALPNQVDIEDQLKMAEDLGFQFFELSIDETDHRLARLDWGQDKINSIVKAQIDTGVAIQSMCLSGHRRFPFGSADASKREEAMVIMKKAVQLAHQLGIRVIQLAGYDVYYETKTATSRRLFIEGVREALKIAAEKQIILAIEIMDDPFMSSLTKYMGIKNEIQHPLLKVYPDIGNLSAWPENDVKKELALAAHEIVAVHLKDTRAVTETFEGQFKNVPFGEGCVDFVNAFRELEAIQYHGPFLIEMWSENAADPLAEIQKAKNFIMEQLKESGAYQHE, from the coding sequence ATGATTTATTTAGGCATTTATGAAAAAGCATTACCCAATCAAGTCGACATTGAGGACCAATTAAAAATGGCTGAGGATTTAGGATTTCAATTTTTTGAGTTGTCTATTGATGAGACGGATCACCGGTTGGCACGTTTAGACTGGGGACAAGATAAAATTAACAGCATTGTGAAGGCACAAATCGACACAGGTGTTGCCATTCAAAGTATGTGCTTAAGTGGTCACCGCCGTTTTCCGTTTGGTTCCGCTGATGCATCTAAGCGTGAAGAAGCGATGGTCATCATGAAAAAAGCTGTCCAACTTGCACATCAACTCGGCATTCGTGTGATTCAGTTAGCAGGCTATGATGTGTATTATGAGACGAAAACAGCAACTTCGAGACGTTTGTTTATCGAAGGTGTACGTGAAGCATTAAAAATAGCTGCAGAAAAGCAAATCATACTGGCTATCGAAATTATGGACGATCCATTTATGTCGAGTTTAACGAAATATATGGGGATTAAAAACGAAATCCAACATCCGTTATTGAAAGTGTATCCAGATATCGGTAATTTGTCAGCGTGGCCCGAAAACGATGTGAAGAAAGAGTTAGCATTAGCGGCGCATGAAATTGTAGCGGTTCATTTGAAAGATACACGTGCGGTGACAGAAACTTTCGAAGGTCAGTTTAAAAATGTCCCTTTTGGAGAAGGTTGTGTTGATTTTGTGAATGCATTTCGTGAGTTAGAGGCAATTCAATATCATGGACCATTTTTAATTGAGATGTGGTCAGAAAATGCAGCCGATCCACTAGCAGAAATTCAAAAAGCTAAAAACTTTATTATGGAACAATTAAAAGAGAGTGGTGCATATCAACATGAATGA